From the genome of Streptacidiphilus rugosus AM-16, one region includes:
- a CDS encoding MFS transporter gives MLALVALFCAGYLAPYLLPTLVGRLGTDFGLSPTEAGGVGSGLLLASALAGIVLTGRVSRLGPARVARTALVMVAAGFGLAALTHALPLLLLGCVLGGAGSGAATAVAASVLARRGDPHRVSVIGLLVTSGLASAIFLTLPHLGSGHGLAFGSIAVTGALALPAMRGLPGARASGAGTSGRRSPGGRTPLPMPRMRSGITLAVCLMLWSLTQNALWGVSGRIGLDRAGLTEAVLGAVFAAALGAGLIGTLGAGVVGSRFGPALPIGAGTLAIAGCVLVTGSAHRAAPFAVGEIAWNAVYPFVLSYLLGLAASLDREGRWGVLAGSASSIGVACGPLAGTLLATDAGYPGMGATLALVLLAVTGPLVLVARAGSTAAPEWPELALPTQAHADSAAQEAVPGASNAAAA, from the coding sequence GTGCTCGCGCTTGTCGCCCTGTTCTGTGCCGGGTACCTCGCCCCGTACCTGCTGCCGACCCTGGTCGGCCGGCTCGGCACGGACTTCGGGCTCAGCCCGACCGAGGCGGGCGGGGTGGGCAGCGGGCTGCTGCTCGCCTCCGCGCTCGCCGGCATCGTGCTGACCGGCAGGGTCTCCCGACTCGGTCCGGCCCGGGTGGCCAGGACCGCGCTGGTCATGGTGGCCGCGGGCTTCGGTCTGGCCGCGCTGACCCACGCCCTGCCGCTGCTCCTGCTCGGCTGCGTGCTCGGCGGGGCAGGCTCCGGCGCGGCGACGGCGGTCGCCGCCTCGGTCCTGGCCCGGCGCGGCGACCCGCACCGGGTCTCCGTGATCGGCCTGCTGGTGACCTCCGGTCTGGCGAGTGCGATCTTCCTGACCCTGCCTCATCTCGGCAGCGGCCACGGCCTCGCCTTCGGCTCCATCGCCGTGACCGGCGCGCTCGCGCTGCCCGCGATGCGCGGCCTGCCGGGCGCTCGCGCGTCCGGCGCGGGCACGAGCGGACGACGGTCACCGGGTGGGCGAACCCCGCTGCCGATGCCGCGCATGCGCTCGGGCATCACCCTGGCCGTCTGCCTGATGCTCTGGTCACTGACGCAGAACGCCCTGTGGGGGGTGAGCGGCCGGATCGGCCTGGACCGGGCGGGGCTCACCGAGGCGGTCCTCGGCGCGGTGTTCGCGGCGGCGCTCGGGGCGGGCCTGATCGGCACGCTCGGCGCGGGGGTGGTCGGCTCCCGCTTCGGGCCCGCCCTGCCGATCGGCGCCGGCACGCTTGCGATCGCCGGCTGCGTCCTGGTGACCGGCAGCGCGCACCGCGCCGCGCCCTTCGCGGTCGGCGAGATCGCCTGGAACGCCGTCTACCCCTTCGTCCTGAGCTACCTCCTCGGCCTGGCCGCTTCCCTGGACCGGGAGGGCCGCTGGGGTGTCCTGGCCGGCTCCGCCTCCTCGATCGGCGTGGCCTGCGGCCCGCTCGCCGGCACCCTGCTGGCGACCGACGCCGGCTACCCCGGCATGGGCGCGACCCTCGCCCTGGTCCTCCTCGCCGTCACCGGCCCCCTCGTCCTCGTCGCCCGCGCGGGCTCCACCGCGGCCCCGGAGTGGCCCGAACTCGCTCTGCCGACTCAAGCTCACGCGGACTCCGCCGCGCAGGAGGCCGTTCCTGGCGCCTCCAACGCGGCAGCGGCGTAG
- a CDS encoding acetyl/propionyl/methylcrotonyl-CoA carboxylase subunit alpha, producing MFESVLVANRGEIAVRVIRTLRRLGVRSVAVHSAADAGAPHVRAADTAVLIDSYLDGAELVAAAKRAGAEAVHPGYGFLAENAAFARACAEGGLVFIGPPADAIELMGDKIHAKEAVQAAGVPVVPGSSGDELDDAALLAAAAEIGLPVLLKPSAGGGGKGMRLVHDAARLPEEIAAARREARTSFGDDTLLLERWIDRPRHIEIQILADAHGNVVHLGERECSLQRRHQKLIEEAPSVLLDEATRAQMGAAAVRAAKSCGYTGAGTVEFIVPSGDPSSHFFMEMNTRLQVEHPVTELVTGLDLVEWQLRVAAGEALAFAQHDVTLTGHAIEARICAEDPGRGFLPSGGQVLLLNEPEGEGVRVDSGLVPGLVVGSSYDPMLSKVISYGPDRATALRRLRAALAETVVLGVVTNAGYLRRLLAHPDVVAGRLDTGLVERHPELTLSPSADGGQADPVQPVDNFPLLAAALLRQLALAPAAAAAGAGWVDPFDRPTGWRIGGTPAWSRHHLRLPGADPVLVLVRPHRDGGFEVRVGDGPLVRAQAHAELAHGAGRLSVTLDGVTRAFACGVEGSRHDEGTVWLSRDGDSWACHVHDPLADLAFGAAGAHGGTLTAPMPGTVTLVKASVGDQVKRGQAVLVLEAMKMEHVITAPHDGTVQQLKVVPGVTVAMDELLAVIAPLAETTES from the coding sequence ATGTTCGAGAGTGTTCTGGTGGCCAACCGCGGCGAGATCGCGGTTCGGGTCATCCGCACGCTGCGGCGCCTGGGCGTGCGTTCCGTCGCCGTGCACAGCGCCGCCGACGCCGGGGCTCCCCACGTCCGGGCGGCCGACACCGCCGTACTGATCGACAGCTACCTCGACGGCGCCGAGTTGGTCGCCGCCGCGAAGCGCGCCGGCGCCGAGGCCGTGCACCCCGGCTACGGCTTCCTCGCCGAGAACGCGGCCTTCGCCCGCGCCTGCGCCGAGGGCGGCCTGGTCTTCATCGGCCCGCCCGCCGACGCGATCGAGTTGATGGGCGACAAGATCCACGCCAAGGAGGCCGTCCAGGCCGCAGGCGTGCCCGTCGTCCCCGGCAGCAGCGGAGACGAGCTGGACGACGCCGCGCTGCTCGCGGCCGCAGCGGAGATCGGCCTGCCGGTGCTGCTCAAGCCGTCCGCCGGTGGCGGCGGCAAGGGCATGCGCCTGGTCCACGACGCGGCACGGCTGCCCGAGGAGATCGCCGCCGCGAGGCGCGAGGCCCGCACCTCGTTCGGCGACGACACCCTGCTGCTGGAGCGGTGGATCGACCGCCCCCGACACATCGAGATCCAGATCCTCGCCGACGCGCACGGCAACGTCGTCCACCTGGGCGAGCGTGAGTGCAGCCTCCAGCGGCGCCACCAGAAGCTGATCGAGGAAGCCCCTTCCGTGCTCCTCGACGAGGCCACCCGCGCCCAGATGGGTGCTGCGGCCGTGCGTGCGGCGAAGTCCTGCGGCTACACGGGCGCAGGCACCGTCGAGTTCATCGTCCCCAGCGGCGATCCCTCCTCCCACTTCTTCATGGAGATGAACACCAGGCTCCAGGTGGAACACCCGGTGACCGAACTCGTCACCGGCCTGGACCTGGTGGAGTGGCAGCTCCGCGTTGCGGCGGGCGAAGCGCTCGCCTTCGCCCAGCACGACGTCACACTCACCGGGCACGCCATCGAGGCGCGCATCTGCGCCGAGGACCCCGGCCGTGGCTTCCTGCCCTCGGGAGGGCAGGTGCTGCTGCTGAACGAGCCCGAGGGGGAAGGGGTCCGGGTCGACTCCGGACTGGTCCCCGGCCTCGTCGTCGGCAGCAGCTACGACCCGATGCTGTCCAAGGTCATCTCCTACGGTCCCGACCGGGCCACCGCCCTGCGCAGGCTGCGCGCCGCCCTTGCGGAGACGGTCGTGCTCGGGGTCGTCACCAATGCCGGCTACCTGCGCCGACTGCTCGCTCATCCCGACGTCGTCGCGGGGCGTCTCGACACCGGTCTCGTCGAGCGCCACCCGGAGCTGACGCTATCCCCGTCCGCCGACGGAGGCCAAGCCGATCCGGTCCAGCCTGTGGACAACTTTCCGCTGCTCGCCGCCGCCCTGCTCAGGCAGCTCGCGCTGGCGCCCGCCGCGGCTGCGGCCGGAGCGGGCTGGGTCGATCCCTTCGACCGGCCGACGGGCTGGCGCATCGGCGGGACCCCCGCCTGGTCCCGGCACCACCTGCGTCTGCCCGGCGCCGATCCGGTCCTGGTCCTGGTGCGGCCGCACCGCGACGGCGGCTTCGAGGTCCGCGTCGGCGACGGTCCGCTCGTCCGGGCCCAGGCCCACGCCGAACTGGCGCACGGCGCCGGCCGGTTGTCGGTCACCCTGGACGGCGTCACCCGGGCCTTCGCCTGCGGCGTGGAGGGCTCCCGGCACGACGAGGGCACCGTCTGGCTGTCCCGCGACGGCGACAGCTGGGCCTGCCATGTCCACGACCCGCTCGCCGACCTCGCCTTCGGCGCGGCGGGCGCGCACGGGGGCACGCTCACCGCGCCGATGCCGGGGACGGTCACCCTCGTCAAGGCCTCCGTCGGCGACCAGGTGAAGCGCGGTCAGGCCGTGCTGGTGCTGGAGGCGATGAAGATGGAGCACGTCATCACCGCGCCCCACGACGGCACCGTGCAGCAGCTCAAGGTCGTGCCCGGCGTCACCGTCGCCATGGACGAGCTGCTCGCCGTGATCGCGCCGCTCGCCGAGACCACGGAATCCTGA
- a CDS encoding ABC transporter ATP-binding protein yields MSQAHKSQGEAATPSAGPRSGWLRRLSGYAWRYRANVLLSFGASLLGMAITALVPLVPRHIIDDVITTHSSPLAPWAIALVAAAVVVFLLTLVRRYWGGRLAMDVQHDMRQDLFDSLTRLDGAKQDSLDTGQVVGRATSDLQMIVGILSMLPMMTGNVLMFLLSLVVMFFLSPTLTLIALAMAPALWWFAQLSRKRLFPATWSAQQEAGRVAGVVDGAVSGVRVVKGFGQEEQELGRLESTSRRLYARRLRGIRLNARYGPAMQAIPALGQVAVLALGGWLAVQGEVSLGTFVAFSTYLAQMTGPVRMLTMLLTVGQQARASVERVLQLIDERPVIEERASAIDLEIDELDGLAGLDDLDGLDEMAELDAADRDADAPDGTVGENPSHAAGSAASRNPAVSFEDVDFGYASSAEPVLRGLNLSLRAGETVALVGASGSGKSTVGMLVPRFYDATAGTVRVHGHDVRDLTLRSLRAAIGIVPEDSFLFSESVRTNISYGRPDATEDEVVAAARAAQAHGFISELPAGYDTVVGEQGLTLSGGQRQRVALARAILADPHILLLDDATSAVDAQVEAEIHEALRTVMAGRTTLLIAHRRSTLQLADRIGVLERGRLVDIGTHAELEARCPLYRSLLTDPDAMAGDIRQADPAAQLLTDSVLAAELEDAERRVAELDAEAAADAAPRPDGVTPELWDRERFPELDPDAPAPTGRAGAAAGGHGGGPGGMHSAMGSMAATPELLAKVAALPPADETPAIPLEEARRADPGFNLRRMLAPFKAPLLLALLLVALDAGASLALPILIRHGIDDGVTKAAGGAVAAVSLVALLIVLADWGVQTVETQVSGRTGERVLYSLRVKIFAHLQRLGLDYYERELGGRIMTRMTTDVDALSSFLQTGVVTAVVSLLTFGGIFVVLLVLDAGLALYVFAVLPVLIAATLLFRAKSSKVYRLSRERVSTVNADLQENVAGMRIVQAFLREEHNRDRFAERSDAYRRTRVRAQLYISLYFPFVQLLSSIAAALVLIVGANRVNAGTLTTGALVAYLLYIDLFFSPVQQLSQVFDGYQQAAVGLTRIRELLRTPTSTPLAARPAEVGRLRGEVHFDDVRFAYNAALVATPDPDDDGPGAADAGAVRAAPARKPEAITGVELRIPAGQTVALVGETGAGKSTLVKLLARFYDVTGGAVRVDGRDVRELDLAGYRHRLGVVPQEAYLFAGTIRDAIAYGRPDAADAEVEAAARAVGAHEMIARLDGGYLHRVSERGRNLSAGQRQLIALARAELVDPDLLLLDEATAALDLATEAAVNRAADRLARHGGKRRTTVVIAHRLSTAARADRVVVMDHGRIVEDGTHAELLQADGAYARLWRAFVGEEEATAAVR; encoded by the coding sequence ATGTCTCAGGCTCATAAGTCTCAGGGGGAAGCCGCCACCCCGTCCGCCGGGCCCCGGTCCGGATGGCTGCGTCGGCTGAGCGGGTACGCCTGGCGCTACCGCGCGAACGTGCTGCTGTCCTTCGGCGCCTCGCTGCTCGGCATGGCCATCACCGCGCTGGTGCCGCTGGTGCCCCGCCACATCATCGACGACGTCATCACCACCCACAGCAGCCCGCTCGCGCCGTGGGCCATCGCCCTCGTCGCGGCGGCCGTCGTGGTCTTCCTGCTGACCCTGGTGCGCCGCTACTGGGGCGGTCGGCTGGCCATGGACGTCCAGCACGACATGCGCCAGGACCTCTTCGACTCGCTGACCCGGCTCGACGGCGCCAAGCAGGACAGCCTGGACACCGGACAGGTCGTCGGTCGTGCCACCTCCGACCTGCAGATGATCGTCGGGATCCTCTCGATGCTGCCGATGATGACCGGCAACGTCCTGATGTTCCTGCTCTCCCTCGTGGTGATGTTCTTCCTGTCGCCGACGCTGACCCTGATCGCGCTGGCGATGGCCCCCGCGCTGTGGTGGTTCGCCCAGCTCAGTCGCAAGCGGCTCTTCCCGGCCACCTGGTCCGCCCAGCAGGAGGCCGGCCGGGTCGCCGGCGTGGTCGACGGAGCAGTCTCCGGCGTCCGTGTCGTCAAGGGCTTCGGCCAGGAGGAGCAGGAGCTCGGGCGGCTGGAGTCCACCAGCCGCCGCCTGTACGCCAGGCGGCTGCGGGGCATCAGGCTCAACGCCCGCTACGGCCCCGCCATGCAGGCCATCCCCGCCCTCGGCCAGGTGGCCGTGCTGGCGCTCGGCGGCTGGCTGGCGGTCCAGGGCGAGGTCTCCCTGGGCACCTTCGTCGCCTTCTCCACCTACCTCGCGCAGATGACCGGCCCGGTCCGGATGCTCACCATGCTGCTCACCGTGGGCCAGCAGGCCCGCGCCAGCGTCGAGCGGGTGCTCCAGCTGATCGACGAGCGCCCGGTGATCGAGGAGCGCGCCTCCGCGATCGATCTGGAGATCGACGAGCTGGACGGGCTGGCGGGGCTGGACGACCTCGACGGGCTCGACGAGATGGCCGAGCTCGACGCTGCGGACCGCGACGCGGACGCCCCCGACGGCACGGTGGGAGAGAACCCGTCCCACGCAGCCGGGTCCGCCGCCTCCCGGAACCCCGCGGTCTCCTTCGAGGACGTGGACTTCGGCTACGCCTCCTCCGCCGAGCCCGTGCTGCGCGGACTCAACCTCAGCCTGCGCGCCGGGGAGACGGTCGCGCTGGTCGGCGCCTCGGGCTCCGGCAAGTCGACGGTCGGCATGCTCGTCCCGCGCTTCTACGACGCCACCGCCGGCACGGTCCGCGTGCACGGCCACGACGTCCGCGACCTCACCCTGCGCTCGCTGCGCGCCGCCATCGGCATCGTGCCGGAGGACAGCTTCCTCTTCTCCGAGTCGGTGCGGACCAACATCTCCTACGGCCGACCCGACGCCACCGAGGACGAGGTGGTGGCCGCCGCACGCGCGGCCCAGGCCCACGGCTTCATCTCCGAGCTGCCCGCGGGCTACGACACGGTCGTCGGCGAGCAGGGTCTCACCCTCTCCGGCGGCCAGCGCCAGCGCGTGGCCCTCGCCCGCGCGATCCTGGCCGACCCGCACATCCTGCTGCTCGACGACGCCACCTCGGCCGTCGACGCCCAGGTCGAGGCGGAGATCCACGAGGCACTGCGCACGGTCATGGCCGGCCGCACCACCCTGCTGATCGCCCACCGCCGCTCCACCCTCCAGCTCGCCGACCGGATCGGCGTGCTGGAGCGCGGCCGGCTCGTCGACATCGGCACGCACGCCGAGCTGGAAGCCCGCTGCCCGCTCTACCGCTCCCTGCTCACCGACCCCGACGCCATGGCCGGGGACATCCGGCAGGCCGACCCGGCTGCCCAGCTGCTGACGGACTCCGTCCTCGCGGCGGAGCTCGAGGACGCCGAGCGCCGCGTCGCCGAGCTGGACGCCGAGGCCGCGGCCGACGCCGCGCCGCGTCCGGACGGAGTCACGCCCGAGCTCTGGGACCGCGAACGGTTCCCCGAACTGGACCCTGACGCTCCGGCCCCGACCGGCCGGGCCGGCGCGGCGGCCGGCGGTCACGGCGGCGGTCCGGGCGGCATGCACTCCGCGATGGGCAGCATGGCCGCCACACCGGAGCTGCTGGCCAAGGTGGCCGCGCTGCCGCCCGCCGACGAGACCCCGGCGATCCCGCTGGAGGAGGCGCGCAGGGCCGATCCCGGCTTCAACCTGCGCCGGATGCTGGCGCCGTTCAAGGCTCCGCTGTTGCTGGCCCTGCTGCTGGTGGCCCTGGACGCGGGCGCCTCGCTGGCCCTGCCGATCCTGATCCGGCACGGCATCGACGACGGCGTGACGAAGGCGGCGGGCGGAGCGGTCGCCGCGGTCTCATTGGTCGCGCTGCTGATCGTGCTGGCCGACTGGGGTGTCCAGACGGTCGAGACCCAGGTCAGCGGCCGCACCGGCGAGCGCGTGCTCTACAGCCTGCGCGTCAAGATCTTCGCCCATCTGCAGCGGCTCGGCCTCGACTACTACGAGCGCGAGCTCGGCGGCCGGATCATGACCCGGATGACCACCGACGTCGACGCGCTGAGCTCCTTCCTGCAGACCGGCGTCGTCACGGCGGTGGTCAGCCTGCTCACCTTCGGCGGCATCTTCGTCGTGCTGCTGGTGCTCGACGCGGGCCTCGCGCTCTACGTCTTCGCGGTGCTGCCGGTGCTGATCGCGGCGACGCTGCTCTTCCGTGCCAAGTCCTCCAAGGTCTACCGGCTGAGCCGGGAGAGGGTCAGCACGGTCAACGCCGACCTTCAGGAGAACGTCGCGGGCATGCGCATCGTGCAGGCCTTCCTGCGCGAGGAGCACAACCGCGACCGCTTCGCCGAGCGCAGCGACGCGTACCGGCGCACCAGGGTCAGGGCGCAGCTGTACATATCGCTCTACTTCCCCTTCGTGCAGCTGCTCTCCAGCATCGCCGCCGCGCTGGTGCTGATCGTCGGCGCGAACCGGGTCAACGCCGGGACGCTCACCACCGGCGCCCTGGTGGCCTACCTGCTCTACATCGACCTGTTCTTCTCCCCGGTGCAGCAGCTCTCGCAGGTCTTCGACGGCTACCAGCAGGCGGCCGTCGGCCTCACCCGCATCCGTGAGCTGCTGCGCACCCCGACCTCCACGCCGCTGGCCGCACGCCCGGCCGAGGTCGGCAGGCTTCGCGGTGAGGTCCACTTCGACGACGTCCGCTTCGCCTACAACGCGGCGCTCGTGGCCACGCCGGATCCGGACGACGACGGGCCGGGCGCCGCGGACGCCGGAGCCGTCCGGGCCGCACCCGCCCGCAAGCCCGAGGCGATCACCGGCGTGGAGCTGCGCATACCCGCCGGTCAGACCGTCGCACTGGTGGGCGAGACCGGCGCGGGTAAGTCCACGCTGGTCAAGCTGCTGGCCAGGTTCTACGACGTGACGGGCGGCGCGGTCCGCGTCGACGGCCGCGACGTGCGCGAGCTGGACCTGGCCGGCTACCGGCACCGGCTCGGCGTGGTGCCGCAGGAGGCGTACCTCTTCGCGGGCACCATTCGCGACGCCATCGCCTACGGCCGACCGGACGCCGCGGACGCCGAGGTCGAGGCCGCCGCGCGCGCGGTCGGCGCGCACGAGATGATCGCGCGGCTGGACGGCGGCTATCTCCACCGGGTCAGCGAGCGCGGCCGGAACCTGTCGGCCGGGCAGCGCCAGCTGATCGCCCTGGCCCGCGCCGAACTGGTCGACCCGGACCTGCTGCTGCTGGACGAGGCGACCGCGGCGCTGGACCTGGCCACCGAGGCGGCCGTCAACCGCGCCGCCGACCGACTGGCCAGGCACGGCGGCAAGCGCCGCACCACCGTGGTGATCGCGCACCGGCTCAGCACGGCGGCCCGTGCGGACCGGGTGGTCGTCATGGACCACGGCCGGATCGTGGAGGACGGCACCCACGCCGAACTGCTGCAGGCCGACGGCGCCTACGCGCGGCTGTGGCGGGCGTTCGTCGGCGAGGAGGAGGCCACGGCGGCGGTGCGCTGA
- a CDS encoding carboxyl transferase domain-containing protein, which yields MAAAPLPTGFPPGPQARAAAPRLESAADPTSATYRANVEAHQALTDELRTKLAAAAEGGGARARERHTSRGKLLPRDRVDTLLDAGSPFLELSPLAADGLYNGDAPAAGVIAGIGRVAGREVVVVANDATVKGGTYYPMTVKKHLRAQEVALDNRLPCVYLVDSGGAFLPMQDEVFPDRDHFGRIFYNQARLSAAGIPQLAAVMGSCTAGGAYVPAMSDQAVIVRNQGTIFLGGPPLVKAATGEVVTAEELGGGELHSRTSGVTDHLAENDTHALAILRTAVAGLGPRAARPWEVEPIEEPTVDPAGLYGAVPVDPRTPYDVREVIARVVDGSRFAEFKAEYGPTLVTGFARIHGHPVGIVANNGILFAESALKGAHFIELCDQRGIPLLFLQNISGFMVGQKYEAGGIAKHGAKMVTAVATTRVPKLTVVVGGSYGAGNYSMCGRAYSPRFLWMWPGAKISVMGGEQAASVLATVRRDQYQARGEDWAAEAEEEFRRPVREQYERQGNAYYATARLWDDGVIDPMDTRTVLGLALSACANAPLPEPRPYGVFRM from the coding sequence ATGGCAGCTGCTCCCCTCCCCACCGGTTTCCCGCCGGGCCCGCAGGCCCGCGCGGCCGCACCCCGGCTGGAGAGCGCGGCGGATCCCACCTCGGCGACCTATCGGGCCAACGTCGAGGCCCACCAGGCGCTGACCGACGAGCTGCGGACCAAGCTCGCCGCGGCCGCCGAGGGCGGTGGCGCGCGCGCACGCGAGCGGCACACCTCCCGCGGCAAGCTGCTGCCGCGCGACCGGGTCGACACGCTCCTGGACGCGGGTTCGCCCTTCCTGGAACTGTCACCGCTCGCCGCCGACGGCCTCTACAACGGGGACGCCCCCGCTGCCGGAGTGATCGCCGGGATCGGGCGGGTGGCCGGACGCGAGGTCGTCGTGGTGGCGAACGACGCCACCGTCAAGGGTGGCACCTACTATCCGATGACCGTCAAGAAGCACCTGCGGGCGCAGGAGGTCGCGCTCGACAACCGGCTTCCCTGCGTCTACCTGGTGGACTCCGGCGGCGCCTTCCTGCCGATGCAGGACGAGGTCTTCCCGGACCGTGACCACTTCGGGCGGATCTTCTACAACCAGGCCCGTCTCTCCGCCGCCGGCATCCCCCAGCTGGCCGCCGTGATGGGCTCCTGCACCGCGGGCGGCGCCTACGTCCCCGCCATGAGCGACCAGGCCGTCATCGTGCGCAACCAGGGCACGATCTTCCTCGGCGGGCCGCCGCTGGTGAAGGCCGCGACCGGTGAGGTCGTCACCGCCGAGGAGCTGGGCGGCGGCGAGCTGCACTCCCGCACCTCCGGCGTGACGGACCACCTCGCCGAGAACGACACCCACGCCCTGGCGATCCTGCGCACCGCCGTGGCCGGGCTCGGCCCGCGCGCCGCCAGGCCCTGGGAGGTCGAGCCGATCGAGGAGCCGACCGTCGACCCGGCCGGCCTCTACGGCGCCGTGCCCGTAGACCCGCGCACCCCGTACGACGTGCGCGAGGTCATCGCCCGCGTCGTCGACGGCAGCCGCTTCGCCGAGTTCAAGGCCGAGTACGGCCCGACCCTGGTCACCGGCTTCGCCCGGATCCACGGCCACCCGGTGGGGATCGTCGCCAACAACGGCATCCTCTTCGCCGAGTCGGCGCTCAAGGGCGCCCACTTCATCGAACTGTGCGACCAGCGCGGCATCCCGCTGCTCTTCCTGCAGAACATCTCCGGCTTCATGGTCGGCCAGAAGTACGAGGCGGGCGGCATCGCCAAGCACGGGGCAAAGATGGTCACCGCCGTGGCCACCACCCGCGTGCCCAAGCTGACCGTCGTGGTCGGCGGCTCGTACGGCGCGGGCAACTACTCGATGTGCGGGCGGGCCTACTCCCCGCGCTTCCTGTGGATGTGGCCCGGCGCCAAGATCTCCGTCATGGGCGGCGAGCAGGCGGCCTCCGTGCTGGCCACCGTGCGTCGCGACCAGTACCAGGCGCGCGGCGAGGACTGGGCCGCCGAGGCGGAGGAGGAGTTCCGCCGCCCGGTGCGCGAGCAGTACGAGCGCCAGGGCAACGCCTACTACGCCACGGCCCGGCTCTGGGACGACGGCGTGATCGACCCGATGGACACCCGGACCGTGCTCGGCCTCGCGCTGAGCGCCTGCGCCAACGCCCCCCTGCCCGAGCCGCGCCCCTACGGCGTCTTCCGCATGTGA
- a CDS encoding TetR/AcrR family transcriptional regulator, with protein sequence MAKPSSPTSTPVENPRRAQIRREAARLFAERGFLGVGVDEIGRAVGISGPGLYRHFAGKDAMLADLLVGISERLLGEGRSRVEAAAGPREALESLLQCHIDFALDESALITLHDRELLNLPDPERRRVRSLQRQYVELWVDVAGQVFPGLGAEARPAVHAVFGLLNSTPHSTPFASASAGVGGVVEAGQPPQAHPDGRAAMASLLHRLALGALAAAATAE encoded by the coding sequence ATGGCGAAGCCCTCGAGTCCGACCAGCACTCCAGTCGAGAACCCGCGTCGCGCCCAGATCCGACGCGAAGCCGCGCGGCTCTTCGCCGAGCGTGGCTTCCTCGGCGTGGGCGTGGACGAGATCGGGCGCGCCGTCGGCATCTCCGGGCCCGGCCTGTACCGGCACTTCGCCGGCAAGGACGCGATGCTGGCCGACCTGCTGGTCGGCATCAGCGAGCGGCTGCTGGGGGAGGGTCGCAGCCGGGTGGAGGCCGCGGCCGGACCGCGTGAGGCGCTGGAGTCGCTGCTCCAGTGCCATATCGACTTCGCCCTGGACGAGAGCGCGCTGATCACGCTGCACGACCGGGAGCTGCTGAACCTGCCGGATCCGGAGCGTCGCAGGGTCCGGAGCCTGCAGCGCCAGTACGTCGAGCTCTGGGTGGACGTCGCCGGCCAGGTCTTTCCCGGCCTCGGGGCGGAGGCCCGCCCCGCCGTCCATGCGGTGTTCGGCCTGCTGAACTCCACTCCGCACTCCACGCCCTTCGCCTCCGCGTCTGCCGGGGTCGGCGGTGTGGTCGAGGCTGGACAGCCGCCGCAGGCCCATCCCGACGGTCGCGCCGCGATGGCGTCCCTGCTGCACCGGCTGGCCCTGGGGGCGCTGGCGGCGGCGGCCACGGCCGAGTGA
- a CDS encoding PPOX class F420-dependent oxidoreductase, giving the protein MTDTANQAESAESAEKAEKAEGVRKDLADLVAGSRQGAVVTLKRDGRPQLSNVSFDFDPEAGASGVIRFSTTADRAKVANLRRDPRVSMYVTRPDFGAYAVVEGTAELTPVSASPGDATVDELVEVYRRIVGEHPDWDEYRAAMVADRRLVVRIAVERGYGWGGW; this is encoded by the coding sequence ATGACAGACACGGCGAACCAGGCGGAGAGCGCGGAGAGCGCGGAGAAGGCAGAGAAGGCGGAGGGGGTCCGGAAGGACCTCGCCGACCTGGTCGCGGGCTCGCGCCAGGGAGCTGTGGTCACCCTCAAGCGGGACGGGCGCCCGCAGCTCTCCAATGTGAGCTTCGACTTCGACCCCGAGGCCGGGGCGAGCGGGGTGATCCGCTTCTCCACGACCGCCGACCGGGCCAAGGTCGCCAACCTCCGCCGGGACCCTCGGGTCAGCATGTACGTGACCCGCCCCGACTTCGGCGCCTACGCCGTGGTCGAGGGGACGGCCGAACTGACACCCGTCTCGGCCTCGCCCGGCGACGCGACGGTGGACGAACTGGTCGAGGTCTACCGCCGGATCGTCGGGGAGCACCCGGACTGGGACGAGTACCGCGCCGCCATGGTCGCCGATCGACGGCTGGTCGTCCGGATCGCCGTCGAGCGCGGTTACGGCTGGGGTGGCTGGTGA